A part of Chloroflexota bacterium genomic DNA contains:
- a CDS encoding Gfo/Idh/MocA family oxidoreductase, with amino-acid sequence MTAAEPRVRIGVIGCGAIAQVQHLPFLSELAEEFELRAVCDVSPGAVDHAARLFHVPLKFTDHREMLAADIDAVLLCQSDPKTAAIIDCLEAGKHVLVEKPICFSRAESSAINEAVASAGKVALAGYTKLYEPAFERARGEVSSMKDVRFVQVNHLHPRNDLHVAQFRTRSFDDVPPAVVEQNSAARAAAIHEAIGEVEPAIIRAFGLLSGSLIHDLYGLRALFGRPATVASTEIWQDGLAVSTTLQYAPGFRCVATWVDLPDLWNFHETLEVYSPRKRVLISYETGFSRAHSRIRIHGIDKSGSTYSTEPALDWESPFRRELRHFHACITRGERPRSPISETGHDIDLIIEIIKAHLDRP; translated from the coding sequence ATGACTGCGGCCGAGCCCAGGGTCCGGATCGGAGTCATCGGCTGCGGCGCCATCGCCCAGGTCCAGCACCTCCCGTTCCTGTCCGAATTGGCCGAGGAGTTTGAACTGAGAGCGGTCTGCGACGTTTCCCCTGGCGCGGTCGACCACGCCGCCCGGCTGTTCCACGTGCCCTTGAAGTTCACCGATCACCGCGAGATGCTGGCCGCCGACATCGACGCGGTCCTGCTGTGCCAGTCGGATCCGAAGACTGCGGCGATCATCGACTGCCTGGAGGCCGGCAAGCACGTCTTGGTCGAAAAACCGATCTGCTTTTCGCGGGCCGAATCCAGCGCCATCAACGAGGCGGTCGCGAGCGCGGGCAAAGTCGCCCTGGCCGGTTACACCAAGCTCTACGAACCGGCTTTTGAGCGTGCCCGGGGCGAAGTTTCGTCGATGAAGGATGTGCGCTTCGTGCAGGTCAACCACCTGCACCCGAGAAATGACCTGCACGTGGCACAGTTCCGCACTCGGAGCTTCGACGATGTCCCGCCGGCGGTGGTCGAGCAAAACAGCGCCGCCCGCGCGGCGGCGATTCACGAAGCGATTGGTGAAGTCGAGCCGGCGATCATTCGGGCCTTCGGGCTCCTTTCGGGAAGCCTGATCCACGATCTATACGGGCTGCGCGCCCTGTTCGGGCGGCCGGCAACGGTAGCCAGCACCGAGATCTGGCAGGACGGGCTGGCCGTATCAACCACCCTCCAGTACGCTCCGGGGTTTCGCTGCGTGGCCACCTGGGTAGATCTCCCCGACCTGTGGAACTTTCACGAAACGCTGGAGGTCTACAGCCCCCGCAAACGCGTGTTGATCTCCTACGAAACCGGGTTCTCCCGCGCGCACTCCCGGATCCGCATCCACGGCATCGACAAATCAGGTTCGACGTATTCAACCGAGCCGGCCCTGGACTGGGAAAGCCCCTTCCGCCGCGAGCTACGCCATTTCCACGCGTGCATCACGCGCGGCGAGCGGCCCCGTTCGCCGATCAGTGAAACCGGCCATGACATCGATCTGATCATTGAAATCATCAAAGCCCATCTCGATCGGCCCTAG